The window CGCCCCATGGGGTCGAAGGCCAGGGCCTCCGGATGCATCCCGATCGGGAAGCGCGCCTCCTGCCGCAACCGCATCTCCGGCCACGTCCAGAGCCGCAGGGCGCCGTCCGAAAACGCGGCCAGGAGCCCCTCCGGCGTCCCCTCCACGCTGTCTACCCAGGCGATCGGATCCGCATACAGGACCTGTCCCGCTCCGTCCGGGAGCGACCATGAGCGGACGGTTCGATCCGTGCCGCCGGAGAGGAGAACACGGCCATCCGGGGAGAAGGCGAGGGCGGTCACCGGGCCCTCGTGGCCGGCCAGCGAGACCGCCTGCGCCGCCGGCCCCCGCCACAGGAAGATGCGGCCATCGGATCCGCCGGCCGCCACGAAGGAGCCGTCCGGGCTCCAGGCTACCGGGACGATCCACTCGCTGCCCGGCTCCAGCCGGCGACGCTCCTCCCCCGTGCGGGGATCCAGAAGGTGGACAGCCCCCGCGCTGGTCCCGGCGGCGAGCTGCGCCCCATCCGGCGAGAACTGCACGCTGAAGACCCGAATGTTCAAACCAAAGGTCCACTCAGTCGTCGCCTTCTCCCGCTCGATGCGCATCGTGGCCTTGCGATCCTGGAGAGGAAAGGTCCAGCGGGGCGTGAGCGCCGGGATCTCCCACAGGCCGATCCCCCCGAGCCATCCCGCCGCCAGATGCCGGGAGTCGGGGGAGAAGGCCAGGCTTTCCACGAAGGGGCCGGGAGCCTGCACGGAACGGACGATGGCCGGCCCGGAGGGCGATCCCAGATAGATCCGCCCCCCCTCGGTCCCCAGGGCGAACCACCGGCCATCGGGGGAGAAGGCCGCCTCCAGGATCGGATCTCCCCCCGGGATCGCCAGCTCGTGAATCGGCTGAAGGGTCTCCGTATCCAGCCATTTCGCCTTATTCCCGAGAGAAAACAGGATCCAGCGCCCATCAGGGGAAAGGGTCGCTCCCGCCGGCACGCCCTCCGCCCCCCAGCGGGCGAGGGCCTCGATCCGATCCGGGGCGGCCCCCAGGGGCTCCTTCGGGAGGGCGAAGGTCGCGCCCTCCGCAACGGCCTCCGGGGAAGGCGAGGGCGTGGGGAGGGAAGGCCTCTCCGGGGAAGGCGTGGCGGTTTCGCCGGGGGCAGGCGAACGGATCGGGGCGGGGAGCCGCCCGGCGAACTCCCGCAGGTAGGAGACCGCGATGGCCATCCCGGCGCCGAAACCGAGGGCCGGGACGGCCAACAGGATCGTGAGCAGGAAGGCCCATCGGCGTCGTTGCCGCGCCCTTCGGGCCTGTTCCAGCTCCTCCAGCCAGCGACGCGCCGTGCGATCCCCCCGCTGGAAGTCGGGGCGGCGCGCCACGATGCGGCGCAGCGCCGCATATGCGGCCTCGCGATCGCCGGATTGAGCGGCGGCCTCCGCCGCGGCCCAGTCCGCCTCCAGGGCCTGCATCTCCTCACAGCGATGGCAGGCCTCGGCCCAGCGGTCGCGGTCCGGGTGCGCGGGGAAGCGGTCCATCAACCAGGCGTAGAGCTCCCTCGCCTCCGCCCAGAACCCTTCCGCCTCCCAGCGCCGGGCCCGCTCCAGGCTGCGGGCGATCAGCGCCTCGGCATCCTGCTCCCCATCCTCCGGCATCCGTCCTCCTCCGGAAACTCTCCCGGACCTGCGGTCGCAAGGGAGCGCCCTCGCCGTCCCCTCAGCGCGGGAAGAGGCCCTGACCGAGCAGCTGAAGCACCATGCCGCCGGCCAGCATGCACATCACCGCCGGGCCGATGATCAGGGCGACCAGCATCGAGGCCACCGGGCCGACCCGGCCCACCCACTCCCGGGCCTTCTGGATGCGGCGGGCGCGCATATCCGCCGCGATGCGGGTGACCGTGGGGGTGAGCGGCTGGCCGAGGCGCTCCGCCTGCTGCATGGCCTCCACCCAGATCCGCAAGGCCGGGGCATTGTTGCGCGCGAGCAACCCCCGATACGCCTCCATGCGGGGGAGGCCCATCTCCAGCTCATGCAGGAAGCGGCGCAGCTCCTCGCCCAGCGGGTTCTGCAGGCGCTCCGTTAGATGGCGCAGGGCGGCCTCGAAGGCCAACCCGGCCTCCAGCAACACCGCCAGGGTGTCCAGGAAATCCGGAACGGCCCGGTCGATCTGTTGCTGGCGTCGCTCCGCCAGGCGGTTCATCCAGAACGTCGGGGCCAGGAAGCCTCCGGCTGCGGCCAGGACGGCCACGATCAGCATGCAACCACCGAAGCCCAGCAGGATGTCCATCAAATAGAGGAAAACCCCGAAGGCGGCCCCGGCGAGGCCTCCCAGCACATGCATCCCGTAGAAAGCCTCCACCGTCAGGCCGTAAGGATAGCCGGCCTGGGCCAGGGTCCGGGCCAGACGCTCCCGCCCCAGCAAGCCCCAGAAGGCCGGGATCTCCCGAGCCAGCCGGAGCGACCAGCGGTGGATCCGCTCGGAGAGCGAGGAGCGGCTGACGGCCGCCGGATAGGTCTGCTCCAGGCGCAACCGGGTCTCGGAGGGGAGCGCCCAGTGCCAGACCGCCGCCGCCGTCAGGAACACTGCCACCAGGCCCATACAACTGAAAAGCTCGACCATCCCCTTCACACCTCCACGTGGGTGATGCGGCGGATCAGCAGGAAGCCGCCGATTTGCAAGGCGAGGCTGAAGCCCAGGATGACCCACCCGAGGGGCTGGGTGATCAGGGCGTCGATCATGCCGGGCATGAGGGCCCGGAAGAGGATCAGGAAGGCCATGGGGAGGGCGATCACCAGGATGGCGCTGAAACGGGGCTCCTCGGTGAGGGCCCGGATCTCCCGTTGCATGCTGCGCCGCTCCGCCATGGTGATGGCCAGACGCTGCAGAACCCGGGTCAGGTTCCCCCCGGCCCGCTGCTGGGCCAGGATCACCGTGATCATCAGCTCCAGGTCCGCGGAAGGATAGAGCCGGTAAAGATGCTCGAGGGCCTCGTGAAGGGGATAACCCAGCAGCAGCTGCTGGTAGACCTTCCGCAGGCCCCCGGAGGCCGGCGGAGGGAGGCGATCGGCCGCCTCGCCGATGGCCTGGACGATGGTTTGCCCGGCCCCCAGGCCCCGGGCCAGGGCGTCTGCCACGTCCGGCAGCTGCTCAGCGAAGCGGATGGCCCGTTGCCGCGCCCGGTGGGCGAGATAGCGCCCCGTGGCGAAACGCACCGCGAACAGCGCCAGGGAGAGGACCAGGAAGAACGACAAATTCAGGAAGAGGGCGTTCAAATAAAGGACCACGAACACCGCGAAGGCCTGCAAGGCCAGGACCTCGTGCGGGCGCAAGGACAGATCCGCCGCCTCCAGGCGCTGGGCGAGCCGTTGACCGGATGCGCTCGCGTCGAACCGGGCCCCCAGCTCCAGCAGGAAGCTCCGGGCTTCCGCGGAGCGGATCACCAGCGACCGCGCTCGCTGGCCGATCTCCCGGCGCTCCAGATAGTGGACCAGATGGGCTCCCACCGCCAGCCCGGCCAGGACCCCGGTGAGGATCAACCCGATCAGGTAGCCGATCCCTTGCATCGCCGACGTCATGGCCACTGCTCCCGGGAACGTCGAAGGAGAACGCGGATGAGGACGAAGCCTCCGGCTCCCGCCGCCGCGATCAGGCAGAGCCAGATCGGCGAGAAGCCTCCATCCCCGCCGGCGGCGACGGTCAGGCGCCACTCCCCTCCTTCCACCGGCGCCCCCTTCTCCTCCCGGGCTCGGATCCGGATCTCCCGGGGCTGGCGGATCCCTTCCCCGGACACCCGGATCTTGCGGCGGACAATCTCCCGGGCGGGGATGGACAGGGTGGAAGGCGCAACCTGAACCCCGGCCCCCTCCTCAACGATCTCCAGACGCAGCTGGGCCGGCCGATCGAGGGTGGAGGTGATGATCAGGGTGAGCTCGCCGGGCAGGTTCAGCGCCCGAGGGGAGCGCTCCAGGGCGACGAAGAGGCGGCCCTCCGTCGAAGCGCCCACCTGCAGATCCGCCACCACGGCTTGAGGATACACCCGGGGTCCCGCCGGCCCGAGGGCCCGCACCTCTCCCAGAGCCAGGAAACGCACCGGCCCGCCTGCGGGCGGACGGAACACCCACTCCCATCGATCCGCCAGGGCCTCCATCCGCTCCGGGGGCTGATAGCGGGCGTTGCCCACCCGCCATCCCACCCAGCGCCAGCGGACCTCCTCCACGCCCGGCGGACGGGGGACGGTGACGGTGATGGGCATCCCCGGCGCCGGGGAGGCCGGGGCCTGCGCTTCCAGCGCCGGCAGATCCGCCATCCGGTCCAGCCATACCGGCTGCTCCCAGACCCCGCCCGCCCAGCTCAGGCGGAAGGCGCCCTCCACCCGCCCGGAGAGGGCTTCGGCGGGGATCAGGCCGCCGGCCCGGCCGTCCCCTCCCTCGCGATCCGCATCGCCCCCATCGTCGCGCAACGGCGCCCGGATCTCCCCCGCCTGCCATTCCAGGGCCGCGCCGGAGAGCCGCTGGGGGAGCGTCGTCTCCAGATAGATCGGCGCGCCGGAAGGGGCGAGCAGCCGGCGGGAGGGGCCCGGCTCCGTCAGGAGCAACGGCTCCCTCAGGCTCACCACCACCCCCAGCCGGGCCTCTTGATCCCCCTCCATCCGGACCCGCCACTCTCCTTCATAGGACCCGAAGGACAGGAGGGTGACGATCTCCAGGCGCTCGGTGCGGACGACATCGATGCGCGCCTGGGCGGCCGGGCCGAGCCAGTCCGTGTCTTCGTGAACCAGGGTCACCAGGCGGGCGGAGGGGGTGGGGCGAACCAGGACGAAGGCCGCCCAGGCGGCGCCGGGGGGCAGGACCAGGCGCTGCTCCAGCCCCGGCGGGAGAGAGATCCAGGTGGTCCAGCGATGGGGAGAGAGGGCGCCCCAGAGGCGCAGCGCGGCCTCATAGCGCTCCGGGTCCGACAGGCGCGTCGTCGCGGCGCCTCCGGAGGCCTGACCGAGGGTTTGATCCAGGAGGGAAAGGCTCTGCTCCAGCCCCAGAGCGAAGAGCGGGCGGGCCGGCGGGCCGGCCAGCCGGGCGGCGGCCCCGGCGAGGGCCTCCGCGGCCTTCGGATCCGCCCGGGCCAGGGCGAGCAGGCCGACGAAAGGGGCGGGCTCCGGAAGCTGGCTCAGGCTTCGCACGCTCAGATCCACCATCCGGGGCCAGTTGGCCTCCCCGCCGTCGAACCCGCTCAGACGACGGAGGAGGGCGCGGAAGGCCGCCCGATCTTCCGGATCCCTCATCCGCAGCGCGCCGCCCACCATCCGCGGGGAAGGCCCTCCGCGGAGCAGGAGCAATCGGTCCGTCGGCGCGGCGGTGGCCGCCCACAGCAGGAGCACGTCCGTCATCGCCTGGCCGATGCCGGGGCCCGGCGCGCGGCCGGAGCGGTCGGCGATCAGCACCAGGTCGATCGCATCGCCCCGGCCCTGGGCCGTCGCCGGGATAGAGGGGACGCCGAGCCAGCCGGAAACGGCGAGAAGGAGAAGCAGTCGGGAAACCCACGAGCGCGGCAAGTCTTCCTCCAGGTTCACAGCGAGCTCAAGGGCTTGCGACGGGGATCATCCGGCGCGCCATCCGCAGGGCGATGGGGAGCAACCACAGGGTCACGCGGTCATCTCCTCATCGACCTCCGGCGCCTGGATCCATCGCTCCCCCTCCACCCAGATCTTCGGGTTCGGGTCGAAGAGATCCGGGGACCAGGAGACCCCGTGCTCCTCAAAGCGCCGCAGGCAGAGGGCCGGCTGATATCCGGTGGCCGCAAAGTAGCCCCGCACCTTCTCCTCATCCTCCGTCGTCCCCACCGGGCGGAACACATAGATCGGCTCGGTCCGGATCAGCTCCTCCCGCACCCCCACCACCTCGTCGATCCGAATCACCTTGCGGGTGCCGTCGATCAGGCGGGCGACCTGGACCACCAGGTTGAAGGCGCAGATCAGGCGACGGAGGGCGGCCTCGGGGAGATCCGCCCCCTCCCGGGCCATCCGCAGCATGGTCTCCAGCCGGGCGAAGGCGTCCTCCGGGGAATTGGCATGCAGGGTGGTCATCGAGCCCTGGTGGCCGGTGTTGATGGCCTGGATCATGTCCAGGGCCTCCCCGCCCCGCACCTCCCCGACGATAATCCGATCCGGCCGCATCCGCAGGGCGTTGATCACCAGATCCCGAATGGTGATCTCCCCCTCCCCGAACTCATCCGCCGTGCGGGTCTCCAGGCGGACCCAGTGGGGCCGGTTCAGGCGCAGCTCCGCGGTGTCCTCAATGGTGATGAGCCGCTCCTCCTCCGGGATGTAAGAGGCCAGCAGGTTGAGCAGGGTGGTCTTCCCGCTGCCGGTGCCGCCGATGACCAAGATGTTCAGTCGGGCCTGCACCGCCCGCCGCAGGAAGATGGCCATGCGGCGCTCCAGGGAGGCCCGCCGGATGAGGTCCTCGGGGTGGATCAGCTCTTTGCGGAAGCGCCGGATGGTGATCACCGGCCCGTTCAGGGAGAGGGGCGGCAGCACGATGTTGACCCGGCTCCCATCCGGCAGCCGGGCGTCCACCAGAGGGCGCTTCTCGTCGAGGCGCCGGCCGGCGTGGGCGGCCATCACCGCCGCCATCTCCAGCAGCTGCAGCTCATCCCGGATGTTCAGGCGGTCCGGCGGGACCGGCTGGAGCTGGCCGCGGC is drawn from Thermoflexus hugenholtzii and contains these coding sequences:
- a CDS encoding type II secretion system F family protein, which encodes MVELFSCMGLVAVFLTAAAVWHWALPSETRLRLEQTYPAAVSRSSLSERIHRWSLRLAREIPAFWGLLGRERLARTLAQAGYPYGLTVEAFYGMHVLGGLAGAAFGVFLYLMDILLGFGGCMLIVAVLAAAGGFLAPTFWMNRLAERRQQQIDRAVPDFLDTLAVLLEAGLAFEAALRHLTERLQNPLGEELRRFLHELEMGLPRMEAYRGLLARNNAPALRIWVEAMQQAERLGQPLTPTVTRIAADMRARRIQKAREWVGRVGPVASMLVALIIGPAVMCMLAGGMVLQLLGQGLFPR
- a CDS encoding type II secretion system F family protein; amino-acid sequence: MTSAMQGIGYLIGLILTGVLAGLAVGAHLVHYLERREIGQRARSLVIRSAEARSFLLELGARFDASASGQRLAQRLEAADLSLRPHEVLALQAFAVFVVLYLNALFLNLSFFLVLSLALFAVRFATGRYLAHRARQRAIRFAEQLPDVADALARGLGAGQTIVQAIGEAADRLPPPASGGLRKVYQQLLLGYPLHEALEHLYRLYPSADLELMITVILAQQRAGGNLTRVLQRLAITMAERRSMQREIRALTEEPRFSAILVIALPMAFLILFRALMPGMIDALITQPLGWVILGFSLALQIGGFLLIRRITHVEV
- a CDS encoding WD40 repeat domain-containing protein → MPEDGEQDAEALIARSLERARRWEAEGFWAEARELYAWLMDRFPAHPDRDRWAEACHRCEEMQALEADWAAAEAAAQSGDREAAYAALRRIVARRPDFQRGDRTARRWLEELEQARRARQRRRWAFLLTILLAVPALGFGAGMAIAVSYLREFAGRLPAPIRSPAPGETATPSPERPSLPTPSPSPEAVAEGATFALPKEPLGAAPDRIEALARWGAEGVPAGATLSPDGRWILFSLGNKAKWLDTETLQPIHELAIPGGDPILEAAFSPDGRWFALGTEGGRIYLGSPSGPAIVRSVQAPGPFVESLAFSPDSRHLAAGWLGGIGLWEIPALTPRWTFPLQDRKATMRIEREKATTEWTFGLNIRVFSVQFSPDGAQLAAGTSAGAVHLLDPRTGEERRRLEPGSEWIVPVAWSPDGSFVAAGGSDGRIFLWRGPAAQAVSLAGHEGPVTALAFSPDGRVLLSGGTDRTVRSWSLPDGAGQVLYADPIAWVDSVEGTPEGLLAAFSDGALRLWTWPEMRLRQEARFPIGMHPEALAFDPMGRWLAAGFGDGTLRIWPISSTQPIAAWGAHRLWVTAIAFHPQGEWLVSAGADGKIHLWTLPDGRRIATFEGDPWWRSDLTVSPDGESVIAGGNDFRPYRFSVPAGSRTPVGRGFGFLKVGDEAGRPLNVFRVPGLGSHLALSPDGRWLAVWLPTGEVHLEPLAVFGASPRRIPLEGGIRATMAFSPDGRWLFVGTEFGLWQLPLREDGPPRKLISERPVWSLALSLDGALLAAGSFASEIHLIRASDGTSLRTLRGHEGAGAVVALAFSPDGRLLASGAEDGTIFLWGAR